One Amycolatopsis sp. NBC_00355 genomic window carries:
- a CDS encoding ATP-binding protein, with protein sequence MTGTGTAVWLVPEHRGGSTVVTVTGTLVLDTYPDLRDGLLKIATDAPDSVIADIGGLRIEDDTLASVFSVVAMRISDWPGIPFALVSPRPEHRAVLAGRAVDRFVAVHDDVGTAERKRDSPPRRRAVQLLAPTTGASALARRFVTRVCAEWGVPAHEEDAQLIATELVENTVRHTVSAPRLRLELRRGIFTVSVGDDDPRPAVLHERLSATEAGLGLQLVAQVARVWGCSRSWSDGKVVWAVLTTRGRPGRRAG encoded by the coding sequence GTGACCGGCACCGGCACCGCCGTGTGGCTGGTGCCCGAACACCGCGGCGGCTCGACCGTGGTGACGGTGACCGGGACGCTGGTCCTGGACACCTACCCGGACCTGCGTGACGGCCTGTTGAAGATCGCCACGGACGCCCCCGACAGCGTGATCGCCGACATCGGGGGCCTCCGCATCGAAGACGACACCCTGGCGAGCGTCTTCTCCGTGGTCGCCATGCGGATCAGCGACTGGCCCGGGATCCCGTTCGCGCTCGTCTCCCCGCGGCCGGAACACCGGGCCGTGCTCGCGGGCCGGGCGGTCGACCGGTTCGTCGCGGTCCACGACGACGTCGGCACCGCCGAACGGAAACGGGACAGCCCGCCGCGGCGTCGCGCGGTGCAGCTGCTCGCGCCGACGACCGGGGCGTCGGCACTGGCCCGGCGGTTCGTCACCCGCGTCTGCGCGGAGTGGGGCGTGCCCGCGCACGAGGAGGACGCCCAGCTGATCGCCACCGAGCTGGTCGAGAACACCGTCCGGCACACCGTCTCCGCCCCACGGCTGCGCCTGGAGCTGCGGCGCGGCATCTTCACCGTCTCGGTCGGCGACGACGACCCGCGCCCGGCCGTGCTCCACGAGCGGCTCAGCGCCACCGAAGCCGGCCTCGGGCTGCAGCTGGTCGCGCAGGTCGCCCGGGTGTGGGGCTGCAGCCGGTCCTGGTCGGACGGCAAGGTGGTCTGGGCGGTGCTCACCACGCGCGGACGGCCGGGAAGGCGGGCCGGGTAG
- a CDS encoding CheR family methyltransferase — protein sequence MTDPRPEADDDFESVLTYLKESRGFDFTGYKRTSLMRRVQRRMSQVGAETFAEYIDQLQVNADEFVALFNTILINVTGFFRDPDAWDYLREQVIPALLAERTPEEPIRVWSAGCAAGQEAYSLAIAFAEAIGVDAFRQRVKIYATDVDEEALGQARQASYTPAELEGIPDGKLEKYFEQYGSRYSFRKDLRRSVIFGRNDLVQDAPISRIDLLVCRNTLMYFNADTQTKILERFHFALSPRGMMFLGKAEMLLSHGRIFEPLDLKRRVFRKVANSPVGYSRFVTYGYPPRRPADVSGLDQLREHAFSASPVAQIVVTGDEITALINQQAELAFGLSERDIGRKLWDLDVSYRPVALRPYVEQARLERRSLRIKDVEWRRAGDVVWYEVHINPLLGKEKSLLGVSVVFHDVSWARLLLTELEHSNRQLESAYEELQSTNEELETTNEELQSTVEELETTNEELQSTNEELETMNEELHSTNDELQTINDALRDRGVELDDLNDFLESVLTSIQAGIVVIDTEMRIKAWNRGAEELWGVRREEAEGTHLLNLDIGLPLAELRPVVRDALADAESRAELTLDAINRRGRAVVVRLMCSPLSGASGLSQGALLMMEETRPGPGGSA from the coding sequence GTGACGGATCCCCGGCCGGAAGCCGACGACGATTTCGAATCGGTGCTCACGTATCTGAAGGAATCCCGCGGATTCGACTTCACCGGCTACAAGCGCACCAGCCTGATGCGGCGCGTCCAGCGGCGGATGAGCCAGGTCGGTGCCGAGACCTTCGCCGAGTACATCGACCAGCTGCAGGTCAACGCGGACGAGTTCGTCGCCCTGTTCAACACGATCCTCATCAACGTCACCGGGTTCTTCCGGGACCCCGACGCCTGGGACTACCTCCGCGAGCAGGTGATCCCCGCCCTGCTGGCCGAGCGCACCCCGGAAGAGCCGATCCGGGTCTGGAGCGCCGGGTGCGCGGCCGGCCAGGAGGCCTACAGCCTCGCGATCGCGTTCGCCGAGGCGATCGGGGTCGACGCTTTCCGCCAGCGGGTCAAGATCTACGCCACCGACGTCGACGAGGAGGCGCTCGGCCAGGCGCGGCAGGCGAGCTACACCCCGGCCGAGCTCGAGGGGATCCCCGACGGCAAGCTGGAGAAGTACTTCGAGCAGTACGGCAGCCGGTACAGCTTCCGCAAGGACCTGCGCCGCTCGGTGATCTTCGGCCGCAACGACCTCGTGCAGGACGCCCCGATCTCGCGGATCGACCTGCTCGTCTGCCGCAACACCCTGATGTACTTCAACGCGGACACCCAGACGAAGATCCTCGAGCGGTTCCACTTCGCGCTGTCCCCGCGGGGGATGATGTTCCTGGGCAAGGCCGAGATGCTGCTGAGCCACGGCCGCATCTTCGAACCGCTCGACCTCAAGCGGCGGGTGTTCCGCAAGGTGGCGAACTCGCCGGTGGGCTACAGCCGGTTCGTCACCTACGGCTACCCACCGCGGCGCCCGGCCGACGTCTCGGGCCTGGACCAGCTGCGCGAGCACGCGTTCTCGGCCAGCCCCGTCGCCCAGATCGTGGTGACCGGGGACGAGATCACGGCGCTGATCAACCAGCAGGCGGAGCTGGCGTTCGGACTGTCCGAACGCGACATCGGGCGCAAGCTGTGGGACCTCGACGTCTCCTACCGCCCGGTCGCCCTGCGCCCGTACGTCGAGCAGGCCCGGCTGGAGCGCCGGTCGCTGCGCATCAAGGACGTCGAGTGGCGCCGCGCCGGTGACGTCGTGTGGTACGAGGTGCACATCAACCCGTTGCTGGGCAAGGAGAAGAGCCTGCTCGGGGTGTCCGTGGTGTTCCACGACGTCAGCTGGGCGCGGCTGCTGCTCACCGAGCTCGAGCACTCGAACCGGCAGCTCGAGTCGGCCTACGAGGAGCTCCAGTCGACCAACGAGGAGCTGGAGACCACGAACGAGGAGCTCCAGTCCACTGTGGAGGAGCTGGAGACGACCAACGAGGAGCTCCAGTCCACCAACGAAGAGCTCGAAACCATGAACGAGGAGCTGCACTCCACCAACGACGAGCTGCAGACGATCAACGACGCCCTGCGTGACCGCGGCGTCGAGCTCGACGACCTGAACGACTTCCTCGAGTCGGTGCTGACCTCGATCCAGGCCGGGATCGTCGTGATCGACACCGAGATGCGGATCAAGGCCTGGAACCGCGGCGCCGAGGAACTCTGGGGTGTGCGGCGGGAAGAGGCCGAAGGCACCCACCTGCTCAACCTCGACATCGGCCTGCCGCTGGCCGAGCTGCGCCCGGTGGTCCGCGACGCGCTGGCCGACGCCGAGTCCCGCGCCGAGCTGACGCTGGACGCGATCAACCGCCGCGGCCGCGCGGTCGTCGTCCGGCTGATGTGCAGTCCCCTGAGCGGGGCCAGTGGGCTGAGCCAGGGCGCGTTGCTGATGATGGAGGAAACCCGCCCCGGTCCCGGCGGGTCCGCTTGA
- a CDS encoding DUF4474 domain-containing protein: MTSVFDRIRRLADQVERGSTTELDDRARACRATKEAVKDTKALVESVRVQLGEAWHGGAGEAALSSLEDFKKNRDDQAEDLEESARSFEVVRDALAKAQLEARSKRADADALQTKLDNVWRGLGSGTGTVVLAWAEDKVIKARAVVLLADMQRVVTTYDAVLLVEGLKIRNRTGRVWELAGSEKRNPAEIAAIILREIPGLAALVAKNPKLDLALLEGDWDTIMRDPAVARKIYDYFGFEYVEDGDFYTTGEHSVQSYLGWHDIYDKMEKLIGADLDRTSAQGDNMEFTDPATGKQYRLELWKGSYGFGGAFGGEVGFYTSDAGDDSGYFSAAQGDDQIKVTQQIYDKQSGEVYFTNDGQGADGTDKRHFWNLGIRTEPGVHPDQLGQRATIEVQDVGMRDRMYDEMTRYATAHPEEHLTVTKGSDDPPVLSYDWRK; encoded by the coding sequence ATGACCTCGGTGTTCGACCGGATCCGCCGGCTCGCCGACCAGGTGGAGCGGGGCAGCACGACCGAGCTCGACGACCGTGCCCGCGCCTGCCGGGCCACCAAGGAGGCGGTCAAGGACACCAAGGCCCTCGTGGAGAGCGTCCGTGTCCAGCTGGGCGAGGCCTGGCACGGCGGCGCCGGCGAAGCGGCGTTGTCCTCGCTCGAAGACTTCAAGAAGAACCGCGACGACCAGGCCGAGGATCTCGAGGAGTCGGCGCGGTCGTTCGAGGTGGTCCGCGACGCGCTGGCGAAGGCGCAGCTGGAAGCGCGGAGCAAACGCGCGGACGCCGACGCGTTGCAGACGAAGCTCGACAACGTGTGGCGCGGCCTCGGGAGCGGCACGGGCACCGTCGTGCTCGCCTGGGCGGAGGACAAGGTCATCAAGGCGCGGGCCGTCGTCCTGCTGGCCGACATGCAGCGCGTCGTGACCACCTACGACGCGGTGCTGCTCGTCGAAGGCCTGAAGATCCGCAACCGGACGGGCCGGGTGTGGGAGCTCGCCGGCTCGGAGAAGCGGAACCCGGCCGAGATCGCCGCGATCATCCTGCGGGAGATCCCGGGCCTCGCCGCGCTGGTCGCGAAGAACCCGAAGCTCGACCTCGCCCTGCTCGAGGGCGACTGGGACACGATCATGCGGGACCCCGCGGTCGCGCGGAAGATCTACGACTACTTCGGCTTCGAGTACGTCGAGGACGGCGACTTCTACACGACCGGCGAGCACTCGGTGCAGAGTTACCTGGGCTGGCACGACATCTACGACAAGATGGAGAAGCTCATCGGCGCGGACCTCGACCGCACCAGCGCCCAAGGCGACAACATGGAGTTCACCGACCCGGCGACCGGGAAGCAGTACCGCCTGGAACTGTGGAAGGGCAGCTACGGCTTCGGCGGGGCGTTCGGCGGCGAGGTCGGCTTCTACACCAGCGACGCCGGCGACGACTCCGGGTACTTCTCCGCCGCCCAGGGCGACGACCAGATCAAGGTGACCCAGCAGATCTACGACAAGCAGAGCGGCGAGGTCTACTTCACCAACGACGGCCAAGGCGCCGACGGCACCGACAAGCGGCACTTCTGGAACCTGGGGATCCGCACCGAGCCCGGCGTGCACCCCGACCAGCTGGGCCAGCGCGCCACGATCGAGGTGCAGGACGTCGGCATGCGCGACCGGATGTACGACGAGATGACCCGCTACGCCACCGCGCACCCCGAAGAGCACCTCACCGTCACGAAGGGGTCCGACGACCCGCCCGTCCTGAGCTACGACTGGCGGAAGTGA
- a CDS encoding GNAT family N-acetyltransferase, with the protein MAIVVGTPSVSGLTEAVDALRQWQSDETPLQLHPGDLGWQRRFGVAATVAAVRTWTRDGRIVAVGMLDAPELLRLTIAPDVRQDEDLARRLAEDIADPERGVLPAGQVFLEVPDGVLLRDVLAEGGWQTDEPWTPLHRDLTEPVPDPGLRIEVAGPERAPEWAAVLRASFERSTFTEERWQAMAAGSAYADARSLLGYDGEGNAVAVVTVWSAGPGRPGLLEPMGAHRDHRGRGHGRAITVAAAAELRKMGSSSAIVCTRSANVGGVATYESAGFERRPERLDLRRDK; encoded by the coding sequence ATGGCGATCGTGGTGGGGACCCCTTCAGTCAGTGGCCTGACCGAGGCCGTGGACGCGCTGCGGCAGTGGCAGAGCGACGAAACGCCGCTGCAGCTGCATCCGGGAGACCTGGGCTGGCAGCGGCGGTTCGGTGTGGCGGCGACGGTCGCGGCCGTGCGGACCTGGACCCGGGACGGCCGGATCGTCGCCGTCGGGATGCTGGACGCGCCGGAGCTCCTGCGGCTGACGATCGCGCCGGACGTCCGGCAGGACGAGGATCTGGCGCGCCGGCTGGCCGAAGACATCGCCGACCCGGAGCGCGGCGTCCTGCCCGCCGGGCAGGTGTTCCTCGAGGTCCCGGACGGCGTGCTGCTCCGGGACGTGCTGGCCGAGGGCGGCTGGCAGACCGACGAGCCGTGGACGCCGCTGCACCGCGACCTCACGGAGCCGGTGCCGGACCCGGGCCTGCGGATCGAGGTGGCCGGGCCGGAGCGGGCGCCCGAGTGGGCCGCGGTCCTGCGGGCGTCGTTCGAGCGCTCGACGTTCACCGAAGAGCGCTGGCAGGCGATGGCGGCCGGATCGGCGTACGCCGACGCCCGGTCCCTGCTCGGGTACGACGGCGAAGGCAACGCGGTGGCGGTCGTGACGGTGTGGTCGGCGGGTCCGGGACGGCCCGGGCTGCTCGAGCCGATGGGCGCGCACCGGGACCACCGGGGCCGCGGTCACGGCCGGGCGATCACGGTCGCCGCGGCGGCCGAGCTCCGGAAAATGGGCTCGTCGAGCGCGATCGTCTGCACCAGGAGCGCCAACGTCGGCGGCGTCGCCACCTACGAGTCGGCCGGCTTCGAGCGGCGCCCGGAGCGGCTTGACCTGCGCCGGGACAAGTAG
- a CDS encoding carboxylate-amine ligase: MTDQVLTFGVEEEFFVVDRRAMLSHAGDDVVDAAEAAGGNRGELQHELTRTQAEAATDICRTHSGALSQLRGLRADLAGAAAKRGLRLLPSGCAPLSEVEAPIITPTPRYEQMADHFGATARTALTCGCHVHVAIPDKETGIAVLNRVRPWLPALLTLTANSPITDGYDTGYHSWRYQQWSRWPSAGPPPKFASLDEYESVVDAWLRAGSILDRGMVYWDVRLSENQPTLEFRIADVAATPEEAVLLAVLARGLVATVLDDSAPPPDLPNEVLRAQLWRASRDGATGRCPHPRTGDLMPASAVLEDLITLTGPALDAAGDREFAEEGIARLIAGEGGADRQREAFAKRQRAEDVVDLLSATT, encoded by the coding sequence GTGACAGACCAGGTACTGACTTTCGGCGTCGAAGAGGAGTTCTTCGTCGTCGACCGCCGGGCAATGCTGTCGCACGCCGGCGACGACGTCGTCGACGCCGCGGAAGCGGCCGGTGGCAACCGGGGCGAGCTGCAGCACGAGCTCACCCGGACCCAGGCCGAGGCCGCCACCGACATCTGCCGCACCCATTCCGGTGCCCTGAGCCAGCTGCGCGGGCTGCGGGCCGATCTCGCCGGAGCGGCCGCCAAGCGCGGGCTCCGGCTGCTGCCCAGCGGCTGCGCGCCACTGTCCGAAGTGGAAGCACCGATCATCACGCCCACCCCGCGCTACGAGCAGATGGCCGACCACTTCGGCGCCACCGCGCGGACCGCGCTCACCTGCGGCTGCCACGTGCACGTCGCGATCCCGGACAAGGAAACCGGGATCGCGGTGCTGAACCGGGTCCGGCCGTGGCTGCCGGCGCTGCTCACCCTGACTGCCAACTCGCCGATCACCGACGGCTACGACACCGGCTACCACAGCTGGCGCTACCAGCAGTGGAGCCGCTGGCCCTCGGCCGGCCCGCCACCGAAGTTCGCCTCCCTCGACGAGTACGAGAGCGTCGTCGACGCGTGGCTGCGCGCGGGCTCGATCCTCGACCGCGGGATGGTCTACTGGGACGTCCGGCTCTCGGAAAACCAGCCGACGCTGGAGTTCCGCATCGCCGACGTCGCCGCGACGCCCGAAGAGGCGGTCCTGCTCGCCGTGCTGGCGCGCGGCCTGGTCGCCACGGTGCTGGACGACAGCGCTCCCCCGCCGGACCTGCCCAACGAGGTGTTGCGCGCCCAGCTCTGGCGGGCGTCGCGCGACGGCGCCACCGGCCGCTGCCCGCACCCGCGCACCGGCGACCTGATGCCCGCCTCGGCGGTGCTCGAGGACCTGATCACGCTGACCGGACCGGCACTCGACGCCGCCGGCGACCGCGAGTTCGCGGAGGAAGGGATCGCGCGCCTGATCGCCGGTGAGGGCGGCGCCGACCGGCAGCGGGAGGCCTTCGCGAAGCGGCAACGCGCGGAAGACGTCGTCGACCTGTTGTCGGCGACCACGTAA
- a CDS encoding amidohydrolase yields MEWHEELHEQADERVERLDERLWRVATALHTRPEPSFEEHAAAALLTGELAEDGFEVETGTAGLPTAFVARAGTGRPCVALLLEYDAVPGLGHASGHNLVAAAGLGAALATKDVLGDSRGSLLAVGAPAEETGGGKQALAEAGIFDDVDAVLMVHPGVHSWSWAPLTARVELKITFHGRAAHPTGDPEHGIDALASLLQTFGALSALRQRLPAGAHVQGIVTHGGEATTVVPDRAEGRFGLRALTTAALDQLAEDVSTCAQGAALATGAKVDVERLGRGYAHFRDNPVLSERFTEHLAACGIHAGPPQPGVYLGSSDIGDVSLRVPAIHPFVAIAAEEHPDHTREFAEAAASPRGRSAMLASASALARTAIDLRTHPSLVSRAWDYFRAQARNGV; encoded by the coding sequence ATGGAGTGGCACGAAGAGCTGCACGAGCAAGCCGACGAACGGGTCGAGCGCCTGGACGAGCGGTTGTGGCGGGTGGCGACCGCGCTGCACACGCGGCCCGAACCGTCCTTCGAGGAGCATGCCGCGGCCGCGCTGCTGACCGGCGAACTGGCCGAGGACGGCTTCGAGGTCGAGACCGGCACCGCCGGCCTGCCCACGGCGTTCGTCGCGCGCGCCGGCACCGGACGTCCCTGTGTGGCCCTCCTGCTGGAGTACGACGCGGTGCCCGGCCTCGGGCACGCCTCCGGCCACAACCTGGTCGCCGCGGCCGGGCTCGGCGCCGCGCTGGCCACCAAGGACGTGCTCGGCGACAGCCGGGGCTCGCTGCTCGCGGTCGGCGCGCCGGCCGAGGAAACCGGCGGCGGCAAGCAGGCGCTCGCCGAAGCGGGGATCTTCGACGACGTCGACGCGGTGCTGATGGTCCACCCCGGCGTGCACTCCTGGTCGTGGGCGCCGCTGACCGCGCGGGTCGAGCTGAAGATCACCTTCCACGGCCGCGCCGCGCACCCGACCGGCGACCCCGAGCACGGCATCGACGCGCTCGCCTCGCTCCTCCAGACGTTCGGCGCGCTGTCGGCCCTGCGTCAGCGGCTGCCCGCGGGCGCGCACGTCCAGGGCATCGTCACCCACGGCGGCGAGGCGACCACCGTCGTGCCCGACCGCGCCGAAGGCCGCTTCGGGCTCCGCGCGCTCACCACGGCGGCGCTGGACCAGCTGGCCGAAGACGTCTCGACGTGCGCGCAGGGCGCGGCTCTGGCGACCGGGGCGAAGGTGGACGTCGAACGCCTCGGCCGCGGTTACGCGCACTTCCGCGACAACCCGGTGCTGTCCGAGCGGTTCACCGAGCACCTGGCCGCGTGCGGCATCCACGCCGGCCCGCCCCAGCCGGGGGTGTACCTCGGTTCGTCGGACATCGGCGACGTCAGCCTCCGCGTCCCGGCGATCCACCCGTTCGTGGCGATCGCGGCCGAGGAGCACCCGGACCACACCCGGGAGTTCGCGGAAGCGGCGGCGAGCCCCCGCGGCCGCTCGGCGATGCTGGCCTCGGCTTCGGCACTGGCCCGCACGGCGATCGACCTGCGGACGCACCCGTCACTGGTCAGCCGGGCCTGGGACTACTTCCGCGCCCAGGCCCGGAACGGGGTCTGA
- a CDS encoding TauD/TfdA dioxygenase family protein, whose translation MTTIGTDVRKLTGRIGAEIIGFDPAGDLDATQIAFLTDALHEHKALVFRNVELDDEGQQRFAARFGELTKAHPTVPAADGAPTILPVDSEQGRANHWHTDVTFVLNPPKASTLRSLVVPPYGGETLIANAGAAYRDLPEPLRAFADTLRAEHTNDYDYVRPPETLDEKEQARRAQFVSRKYRTLHPVVRVHPATGERGLFIGGFAQRIAGLSVSESRDLLRLLQSYVTRPENIVRVAWEPNQLVLFDNRITQHYAIDNYDGLPRRLNRVTVAGDIPAGVDGTPSESLEGDASHYTSVA comes from the coding sequence ATGACCACCATCGGCACCGACGTCCGCAAGCTCACCGGGAGGATCGGCGCCGAGATCATCGGCTTCGACCCCGCCGGCGACCTCGACGCCACCCAGATCGCGTTCCTGACCGACGCCCTGCACGAGCACAAGGCGCTCGTCTTCCGGAACGTCGAGCTCGACGACGAGGGCCAGCAGCGGTTCGCCGCCCGCTTCGGCGAGCTGACCAAGGCGCACCCGACCGTGCCCGCCGCCGACGGCGCCCCGACGATCCTGCCGGTCGACAGCGAGCAGGGCCGCGCCAACCACTGGCACACCGACGTCACCTTCGTGCTCAACCCGCCGAAGGCGAGCACCCTGCGCAGCCTCGTGGTGCCGCCCTACGGCGGGGAGACGCTGATCGCGAACGCCGGCGCGGCCTACCGCGACCTGCCGGAACCGCTGCGGGCGTTCGCGGACACGCTGCGCGCGGAGCACACCAACGACTACGACTACGTCCGGCCGCCGGAGACGCTCGACGAGAAGGAGCAGGCCCGGCGCGCCCAGTTCGTGTCGCGCAAGTACCGGACCCTGCACCCGGTGGTGCGCGTGCACCCGGCGACCGGCGAGCGCGGCCTGTTCATCGGCGGCTTCGCGCAGCGGATCGCGGGGCTGTCGGTGAGCGAGTCACGGGACCTGCTGCGGCTGCTGCAGTCCTACGTCACACGGCCGGAGAACATCGTGCGGGTGGCGTGGGAGCCGAACCAGCTGGTGCTGTTCGACAACCGGATCACCCAGCACTACGCGATCGACAACTACGACGGTCTCCCCCGCCGCCTCAACCGCGTCACCGTGGCGGGCGACATCCCGGCGGGCGTCGACGGCACGCCGAGCGAGTCCCTCGAAGGCGACGCTTCGCACTACACCTCGGTGGCGTAG
- a CDS encoding LLM class flavin-dependent oxidoreductase has product MTRQLHLNAFVMPNGHHEAAWRHPTTDPRRARTLQHYVDIARTAERGKLDSLFLADGVALWGNVKHNSHSHFEPLTLLSALAASTVHIGLIATASTTYNEPYHLARKFASLDHLSGGRAGWNIVTSAGIDEARNFNLAKRPSHASRYERADEFIDVVKKLWDSWDDDAALVDRETGLYADTDRIRPIAHDGEHFQVRGPLNIERPPQGHPLLVQAGSSETGKEYAARHAEAVFTAQQTLEEGKAFYDDVKGRLAKYGRTPDEIKILPGISPILGRTEAEARRREAELNALITPEYGLRQLSKMLDHDVTGYPLDGPLPEVGSFTEGGQSRFELVVGLARREDLTIRQLLERLAGGRGHRVFAGTPVQVADELEAWFTGGAADGFNVMPPTLPGGLDDFVDLVVPELQRRGLFRTDYTGSTLREHYGLARPVNRNRVKEPA; this is encoded by the coding sequence ATGACCAGGCAACTGCACCTGAACGCGTTCGTGATGCCGAACGGCCACCACGAAGCCGCCTGGCGGCACCCCACGACCGACCCGCGCCGGGCCCGGACGCTGCAGCACTACGTCGACATCGCCCGGACGGCCGAGCGGGGCAAACTCGACTCGCTGTTCCTCGCCGACGGCGTCGCGCTGTGGGGCAACGTGAAGCACAACTCGCACAGCCACTTCGAGCCGCTCACGCTGCTGTCGGCGCTCGCCGCGTCCACGGTCCACATCGGACTGATCGCGACGGCGTCGACCACCTACAACGAGCCGTACCACCTGGCCCGGAAGTTCGCCTCGCTCGACCACCTCTCCGGCGGCCGCGCGGGCTGGAACATCGTGACGTCGGCGGGCATCGACGAGGCGCGCAACTTCAACTTGGCCAAGCGGCCGTCGCACGCCTCCCGCTACGAGCGGGCGGACGAGTTCATCGACGTTGTCAAGAAGCTGTGGGACAGCTGGGACGACGACGCCGCCCTGGTCGACCGCGAGACCGGCCTCTACGCCGACACCGACCGGATCCGCCCGATCGCGCACGACGGCGAACACTTCCAGGTCCGCGGGCCGCTGAACATCGAACGGCCGCCGCAGGGCCACCCGCTGCTCGTGCAGGCCGGGTCGTCCGAGACCGGCAAGGAGTACGCGGCCCGCCACGCCGAGGCCGTGTTCACCGCGCAACAGACGTTGGAGGAAGGGAAGGCGTTCTACGACGACGTGAAGGGCCGGCTCGCGAAGTACGGCCGGACGCCGGACGAGATCAAGATCCTCCCGGGCATCTCGCCGATCCTGGGCCGCACCGAAGCCGAGGCGCGCCGGCGCGAAGCCGAGCTGAACGCGCTGATCACGCCAGAGTACGGGCTGCGGCAGCTGTCGAAGATGCTCGACCACGACGTCACCGGCTACCCGCTCGACGGCCCGCTGCCCGAGGTGGGCAGCTTCACCGAAGGCGGCCAGAGCCGGTTCGAGCTGGTCGTCGGCCTGGCCCGGCGCGAGGACCTGACCATCCGGCAGCTGCTGGAACGGCTGGCGGGCGGGCGCGGGCACCGCGTCTTCGCCGGCACGCCGGTCCAGGTCGCCGACGAGCTGGAGGCCTGGTTCACCGGCGGCGCCGCGGACGGCTTCAACGTCATGCCGCCGACCCTGCCCGGCGGGCTCGACGACTTCGTCGACCTCGTCGTCCCGGAACTGCAGCGGCGCGGGCTCTTCCGCACCGACTACACCGGATCCACCCTGCGCGAGCACTACGGCCTCGCGCGTCCCGTCAACCGCAACCGAGTGAAGGAGCCCGCATGA
- a CDS encoding ABC transporter permease, with protein MTTTLDAPAVHTGPAAPPPRPRRFTKKLTRAVHGSAAVVLFVALWELLPRFVLDESTRTFLPPLSEDLQALWELTLDGQLADHLVASVGRSAAGFAIAVAVAVPLGLLIGWYRPVARFLQPLLELARNTAALALLPVFTLLLGIGELSKVTLVVYACVWPVLLNTIAGVNTVDPLLVKAARSLGLSSPRLFRKVILPSAVPTVFTGIRMAASYSILVLVAAEMVGAKAGLGYLINTSQVNFQIPQMYAGIIAVSVLGVLVNSGFVVLERRFSTWRPKEKP; from the coding sequence ATGACGACCACCCTCGACGCCCCGGCTGTCCACACCGGACCCGCGGCCCCGCCGCCCCGGCCGCGGCGGTTCACGAAGAAGCTGACCCGCGCGGTGCACGGCTCGGCCGCCGTCGTGCTGTTCGTGGCGCTCTGGGAGCTGCTCCCCCGGTTCGTCCTCGACGAGAGCACCCGGACGTTCCTGCCGCCGCTGTCCGAAGACCTGCAGGCGCTGTGGGAGCTGACCCTCGACGGCCAGCTCGCCGACCACCTGGTGGCGAGCGTCGGCCGGTCCGCCGCCGGGTTCGCGATCGCCGTCGCCGTGGCCGTCCCGCTCGGGCTGCTGATCGGCTGGTACCGGCCGGTCGCGCGGTTCCTGCAGCCGCTGCTGGAACTGGCCCGCAACACCGCCGCCCTCGCCCTGCTGCCGGTGTTCACGCTGCTGCTGGGCATCGGCGAGCTGTCGAAGGTCACCCTCGTGGTCTACGCCTGCGTGTGGCCGGTGCTGCTCAACACGATCGCCGGGGTCAACACCGTGGACCCGTTGCTGGTCAAGGCCGCGCGCTCGCTCGGGCTGTCCAGCCCGCGGCTGTTCCGGAAGGTGATCCTGCCCTCGGCGGTGCCGACGGTGTTCACCGGCATCCGGATGGCGGCGTCCTACTCGATCCTGGTGCTGGTGGCCGCGGAGATGGTCGGCGCCAAGGCCGGGCTCGGCTACCTGATCAACACCAGCCAGGTGAACTTCCAGATTCCCCAGATGTACGCCGGGATCATCGCGGTCTCGGTGCTCGGAGTGCTCGTGAACTCCGGTTTCGTCGTCCTCGAACGGCGGTTCTCGACCTGGCGTCCCAAGGAGAAGCCATGA